A genome region from Mesorhizobium sp. B2-1-8 includes the following:
- a CDS encoding GNAT family N-acetyltransferase, with the protein MGGSPEASPEIGPEVGPEIGPGIGYVLKRLRPTVAAFDALKEESRLEGYWMLVRLGDGWASGRNKFLRRGEALFGAWHGAELAGVCGLNIDPYFEGRDQGRVRHLFVSSRHRRNGLGRMLVETVIDRARQYFTVLNTRAPPEAFGFYERLGFQRLEGEEFVTHRMVFGKGN; encoded by the coding sequence ATGGGTGGATCGCCAGAGGCCAGCCCGGAAATCGGCCCAGAGGTCGGCCCAGAAATCGGCCCAGGGATCGGCTACGTGCTCAAGCGTTTGCGACCAACCGTGGCGGCCTTCGACGCGTTGAAGGAAGAGAGCCGGCTGGAGGGTTACTGGATGCTGGTGCGCCTGGGCGATGGCTGGGCAAGCGGCCGCAACAAGTTCCTGAGGCGGGGCGAGGCGCTGTTTGGAGCATGGCATGGCGCCGAACTCGCCGGCGTTTGCGGGCTGAACATCGATCCTTATTTCGAGGGCAGGGACCAGGGCCGGGTCCGGCACCTGTTCGTCAGCTCACGCCATCGCCGCAACGGCCTTGGCCGCATGCTGGTCGAGACCGTGATCGATCGGGCTCGCCAATATTTCACCGTGTTGAACACCCGCGCGCCGCCGGAGGCCTTCGGCTTTTATGAACGGCTTGGCTTTCAGCGCCTGGAAGGCGAAGAATTCGTTACCCACCGCATGGTGTTCGGGAAGGGAAACTGA
- a CDS encoding DUF6665 family protein, translated as MCLRPPSHLAGTSAAEATFDALGHEILAEKAAALGRAGQRVEETLARLRDNGDDELRPRLLKEAAAAVHGYFIQRELCGFRKHDAVIHEYDIPKAVLVRLGAM; from the coding sequence ATGTGCTTGCGTCCGCCATCTCATCTTGCCGGCACTTCGGCTGCCGAGGCGACTTTCGACGCGCTTGGCCATGAAATCCTCGCCGAGAAGGCGGCCGCACTCGGTCGCGCCGGACAGCGCGTGGAAGAAACCCTGGCCCGGCTGCGCGACAATGGCGACGATGAGTTGCGCCCCCGTCTGCTCAAGGAGGCGGCCGCGGCGGTGCATGGCTATTTCATCCAGCGCGAACTGTGCGGCTTTCGCAAGCATGACGCCGTGATCCACGAATACGATATCCCGAAAGCCGTGCTGGTCAGGCTTGGCGCCATGTAG
- a CDS encoding alpha/beta fold hydrolase, translated as MRTSTIEIEGLSIAMREAGPAGAPAFLLLHGWPQSSYAFERVIGRLAADYRVVAPDLPCIGGSQGLPGAGDKRTLARLMRGVAEVCGLRQLVAAGHDVGGQIVFALLRDHPDILSGAAIMDVVIPGIAPWEKVIRDPRIWHFAFHAVPALPETLVSGHQSAYFDFFFNVLSKDRASIPDDAREIYAKAYSRPESLQAGFDWYRAFPEDAKANAARPAKPIAIPVLYLRGAAESGDIGDYVDGLRAAGLSNVEGDIIADSGHFVADENPDALAARLARFHGEISAASSSSTWRQA; from the coding sequence ATGCGAACCTCGACCATCGAAATCGAAGGGCTGAGCATTGCCATGCGCGAGGCAGGCCCTGCCGGAGCGCCGGCTTTCCTCCTGCTGCATGGATGGCCGCAAAGCTCCTACGCCTTCGAGCGGGTGATCGGCCGGCTGGCGGCCGACTACCGGGTCGTCGCCCCTGACCTGCCCTGCATCGGCGGCTCGCAAGGCCTGCCCGGGGCTGGCGACAAGAGAACCCTGGCGAGACTGATGCGAGGCGTCGCCGAGGTTTGCGGGCTGCGGCAACTCGTGGCCGCCGGCCATGATGTCGGCGGCCAGATCGTGTTTGCCCTGTTGAGAGACCATCCGGACATCCTTTCCGGCGCGGCGATCATGGATGTCGTCATTCCAGGCATTGCGCCGTGGGAGAAGGTCATTCGCGATCCGCGGATCTGGCACTTTGCGTTCCATGCCGTCCCGGCCTTGCCGGAAACGCTGGTCAGCGGCCATCAGAGCGCCTATTTCGACTTCTTCTTCAATGTGCTTTCGAAGGATCGAGCCTCGATCCCTGACGACGCCAGGGAAATCTACGCCAAGGCCTATTCCCGGCCGGAAAGCCTCCAGGCGGGGTTCGACTGGTATCGCGCCTTTCCCGAGGATGCCAAGGCCAATGCCGCGCGGCCCGCGAAGCCGATTGCGATTCCGGTGCTGTATCTGAGGGGTGCGGCCGAGTCCGGCGACATCGGCGACTATGTCGATGGCCTGCGCGCCGCCGGGCTCTCAAATGTCGAGGGCGACATCATAGCCGACAGCGGACATTTCGTTGCCGACGAAAATCCCGATGCGCTTGCCGCCCGCCTGGCGCGCTTCCACGGGGAAATCAGCGCGGCAAGCTCCAGCTCTACATGGCGCCAAGCCTGA
- a CDS encoding cupin domain-containing protein: MAHVIDREEWAVRSNHWKGELQCGAYGSNSCLIFNYLPGVGGGPRLHAHPYAEIFIIREGTGLFTVGDQEIEATAGQIVIVPPHTPHKFTNLGPGPLETTDIHENGSFITEWLE, translated from the coding sequence ATGGCGCATGTCATCGATCGCGAGGAATGGGCTGTTCGTTCCAACCACTGGAAGGGCGAACTGCAGTGCGGCGCCTACGGCTCGAACTCCTGCCTGATCTTCAACTACCTGCCCGGCGTCGGCGGCGGCCCGCGGCTGCACGCTCATCCCTATGCTGAGATCTTCATCATCCGGGAGGGAACCGGCCTGTTCACCGTCGGCGACCAGGAAATCGAGGCCACCGCCGGTCAGATCGTCATCGTGCCGCCGCACACGCCGCACAAATTCACCAATCTCGGCCCGGGTCCGCTGGAAACGACCGACATCCACGAAAACGGTAGCTTCATAACCGAATGGCTGGAGTGA
- the petA gene encoding ubiquinol-cytochrome c reductase iron-sulfur subunit, with product MSATDIHDPNRRDFLYVATGMAAVVGAGAFAWPFIDQMRPDASTLALASVEVDVSSLTPGSSLIVKWRGKPVVVRNRTEKEMKEGEAVSLSDLKDPIARNANLPADAPATDANRTTPGKEAWMVMVQVCTHLGCIPLGQEGDFGGWFCPCHGSQYDTAGRIRKGPAPENMAIPVFKFVSDTKLLIG from the coding sequence GTGAGCGCAACCGACATCCACGATCCCAACCGTCGAGATTTTCTCTACGTCGCCACCGGCATGGCCGCCGTGGTCGGCGCCGGTGCCTTCGCCTGGCCGTTCATCGACCAGATGCGCCCCGACGCCTCGACGCTGGCGCTCGCTTCGGTCGAGGTCGATGTTTCCTCGCTGACGCCTGGCAGCTCGCTGATCGTCAAGTGGCGCGGCAAGCCCGTCGTGGTGCGCAACCGCACCGAGAAGGAAATGAAGGAAGGCGAGGCCGTCAGTCTCTCCGATCTCAAGGATCCGATCGCGCGCAACGCCAATTTGCCGGCCGATGCGCCGGCGACCGACGCCAACCGCACCACGCCCGGCAAGGAAGCCTGGATGGTGATGGTTCAGGTCTGCACCCATCTGGGTTGTATTCCGCTCGGCCAGGAAGGCGATTTCGGCGGCTGGTTCTGCCCGTGCCATGGCTCGCAATACGACACTGCCGGCCGCATCCGCAAAGGCCCGGCGCCGGAGAACATGGCGATTCCGGTATTCAAGTTCGTTTCCGACACCAAACTCCTTATCGGTTGA
- a CDS encoding cytochrome b codes for MSEGHSTYTPKTGIERWFDARMPLPRMVYDSFIAYPVPRNLNYMWTFGGILAIMLVAQILTGIVLAMHYTADTNLAFGSVEKIMRDVNSGWLLRYMHANGASFFFIAVYLHIFRGLYYGSYKAPRELLWILGCIIYLLMMATGFMGYVLPWGQMSFWGATVITGFFSAIPLVGDWIQQLLLGGFAVDNPTLNRFFALHYLLPFMIAGVVVLHVWALHVVGQSNPTGIEVKSKTDTVAFTPYATIKDAFGMIVFLFVFAYFVFYLPNYLGHPDNYTVANPLKTPAHIVPEWYFLPFYAILRAITFNIGPINSKLGGVLCMFGAIVMLFLVPWLDTSKVRSAVYRPWYKLFFWLFVANAILLGWLGSQPAEGGGLLSLLTGEVVGNYVGYAQAATLFYFAFFLVILPVLGLIETPRRLPNSITEAVLEKNKGGSGHPAGAMAAPETKG; via the coding sequence ATGAGCGAGGGACACTCGACCTATACGCCGAAGACCGGTATCGAACGCTGGTTCGACGCCCGCATGCCGCTGCCCAGGATGGTCTATGACAGCTTCATCGCCTATCCGGTGCCGCGCAACCTGAACTATATGTGGACCTTCGGCGGCATCCTGGCGATCATGCTGGTGGCGCAGATCTTGACCGGCATCGTGCTGGCCATGCACTATACGGCCGACACCAATCTCGCCTTCGGTTCGGTCGAGAAGATCATGCGCGACGTGAATTCGGGATGGCTGTTGCGCTACATGCATGCCAACGGCGCCTCGTTCTTCTTCATCGCCGTCTACCTGCACATCTTCCGCGGTCTCTATTACGGTTCCTACAAGGCGCCGCGCGAACTTCTGTGGATCCTGGGCTGCATCATCTACCTCCTGATGATGGCGACCGGCTTCATGGGCTATGTGCTGCCATGGGGGCAGATGAGCTTCTGGGGCGCCACCGTCATCACCGGCTTCTTCAGCGCCATTCCGCTGGTCGGCGACTGGATCCAGCAGCTCCTGCTCGGCGGCTTTGCCGTCGACAATCCGACGCTCAACCGCTTCTTCGCGCTGCATTACCTGCTGCCGTTCATGATTGCCGGCGTCGTCGTGTTGCACGTCTGGGCGCTGCATGTCGTCGGCCAGTCGAACCCGACCGGCATCGAGGTCAAGTCGAAGACCGACACAGTCGCCTTCACCCCCTACGCGACCATCAAGGACGCGTTCGGCATGATCGTGTTCCTGTTCGTCTTCGCCTATTTCGTCTTCTACCTGCCGAACTATCTCGGCCATCCGGACAACTACACGGTCGCCAACCCGTTGAAGACCCCGGCCCATATCGTTCCGGAATGGTACTTCCTGCCGTTCTACGCGATCCTGCGCGCCATCACCTTCAACATCGGGCCGATCAATTCCAAGCTCGGCGGCGTGCTGTGCATGTTCGGCGCCATCGTCATGCTGTTCCTGGTGCCGTGGCTCGATACCTCCAAGGTGCGCTCGGCGGTCTACCGGCCCTGGTACAAGCTGTTCTTCTGGCTGTTCGTGGCCAATGCCATCCTGCTGGGCTGGCTGGGCTCGCAGCCGGCGGAAGGCGGCGGTCTGTTGAGCCTCCTAACCGGTGAGGTCGTGGGCAACTACGTTGGCTACGCTCAAGCTGCGACGCTGTTCTACTTCGCCTTCTTCCTCGTCATCCTGCCGGTGCTCGGCCTGATCGAGACACCGCGCAGGCTGCCGAATTCGATCACCGAGGCGGTGCTGGAGAAGAACAAGGGCGGCAGCGGACATCCGGCGGGCGCCATGGCAGCACCTGAGACCAAGGGCTGA
- a CDS encoding cytochrome c1 encodes MKKILTSLALVGLVAAGTGVAGTWAFAAEEAHNAAAPTHFPINEPKEMSWSFTGPFGTYDKAQLQRGLKVYKEVCSACHSMNLVAFRTLSDLGYSDAQIKTLAAEYTIHDGPNDAGDMFDRPGKPSDHFPAPFANEEAAAASNGGAAPPDMSLLAKARGVERGFPQFVFDIFTQYDAGGPDYIHSLLTGYDQTPPAGMVIPEGTHYNPYFMSSVSLKMPKPLSDGQVTYDDGSPQTIDQYSRDVAAFLTWAAEPHMEDRKKMGFRVLVFLLLFGALVYMTKRKVWEAVAH; translated from the coding sequence ATGAAAAAGATTCTCACCTCGCTGGCGCTGGTCGGCCTTGTGGCCGCCGGCACTGGGGTAGCAGGCACTTGGGCGTTCGCGGCCGAAGAGGCGCACAACGCGGCGGCTCCGACGCATTTCCCGATCAACGAGCCGAAGGAAATGAGCTGGAGCTTCACCGGCCCGTTCGGCACCTATGACAAGGCGCAGCTGCAGCGCGGCCTGAAGGTCTACAAGGAAGTCTGCTCGGCCTGCCATTCGATGAACCTGGTGGCGTTCCGCACGCTTTCGGACCTCGGCTACAGCGACGCCCAGATCAAGACGCTGGCGGCCGAGTACACCATCCATGACGGCCCCAACGATGCCGGCGACATGTTCGACCGTCCCGGCAAGCCGTCCGATCATTTCCCGGCGCCGTTCGCCAACGAGGAAGCCGCCGCTGCCTCCAATGGCGGCGCGGCGCCGCCTGACATGTCGCTGCTGGCCAAGGCGCGCGGCGTCGAGCGCGGCTTTCCGCAGTTCGTCTTCGACATCTTCACCCAGTATGACGCGGGCGGCCCCGACTATATCCATTCGCTGCTGACCGGCTACGACCAGACGCCGCCGGCCGGAATGGTCATCCCGGAAGGCACGCACTACAATCCGTACTTCATGTCCAGCGTATCGTTGAAGATGCCCAAGCCGCTCTCGGACGGCCAGGTGACCTATGACGACGGTTCGCCGCAGACTATCGACCAGTATTCCCGCGACGTGGCTGCCTTCCTGACATGGGCGGCCGAGCCGCACATGGAAGACCGCAAGAAGATGGGCTTCCGCGTGCTGGTGTTCCTGCTCCTGTTCGGCGCCCTGGTCTACATGACCAAGCGCAAGGTGTGGGAAGCCGTCGCGCACTAA
- a CDS encoding adenine phosphoribosyltransferase: MKSSLEDTLLASIRTIPDYPRPGILFRDITTLLGNARAFRRAIDELVHPYAGQKIDKIAGIEARGFILGGAVAHQLSAGFVPIRKKGKLPYETVRVAYSLEYGLDEMEMHKDGVAPGEKVILVDDLIATGGTAEAAVKLLRQIGADILAACFVIDLPDLGGRAKLEALGVPVRTLIGFEGH, translated from the coding sequence ATGAAATCCTCGCTCGAAGACACGCTGCTGGCGTCGATCCGCACCATTCCGGACTATCCCAGGCCTGGCATCCTGTTTCGCGACATCACCACGCTGCTCGGCAACGCGCGCGCTTTCCGCCGCGCCATCGACGAGCTGGTGCATCCCTATGCCGGGCAGAAGATCGACAAGATCGCCGGCATCGAAGCGCGCGGCTTCATCCTTGGCGGCGCCGTCGCCCATCAGCTTTCGGCCGGCTTCGTGCCGATCCGCAAAAAGGGCAAGCTGCCTTATGAGACCGTGCGCGTCGCCTACAGCCTGGAATACGGGCTGGACGAGATGGAAATGCACAAGGACGGCGTCGCGCCCGGCGAGAAGGTGATCCTGGTCGACGATCTGATCGCCACCGGCGGCACGGCGGAAGCGGCGGTCAAGCTGCTGCGCCAGATCGGCGCCGACATCCTCGCCGCCTGCTTCGTCATTGACCTGCCGGATCTGGGCGGGCGCGCGAAGCTTGAAGCGCTCGGCGTGCCGGTGCGGACGCTGATCGGCTTCGAGGGCCATTGA
- a CDS encoding MaoC family dehydratase has protein sequence MTLDEFFRIGTTVTLGSHTFEPEAIKAFARKYDPQIFHIDEDAARKSVLGGLCASGWHTAATWMKLNLETRLDAEGWDGPVPEFGPSPGFKNLKWLKPVYAGQTITFTRTALSHRPIASRPGWRLLALLCEATDSTGGKVLEFESAVLVKVE, from the coding sequence ATGACACTGGATGAATTCTTCCGCATCGGCACCACGGTGACGCTGGGCTCGCACACATTCGAGCCCGAGGCGATCAAGGCGTTCGCCCGCAAATACGACCCGCAGATCTTCCATATCGACGAGGACGCCGCGAGGAAGAGCGTGCTCGGCGGGCTCTGCGCCTCCGGCTGGCATACCGCCGCCACCTGGATGAAGCTGAACCTGGAGACCCGCCTGGACGCCGAAGGCTGGGACGGCCCGGTGCCCGAATTCGGCCCCTCGCCCGGCTTCAAGAACCTGAAATGGCTGAAGCCCGTCTATGCCGGGCAAACCATCACCTTCACCCGCACGGCGCTTTCCCACCGCCCCATCGCGTCCCGCCCCGGCTGGCGTTTGCTGGCGCTGCTCTGCGAGGCCACCGATTCGACCGGCGGCAAGGTGCTGGAATTCGAAAGTGCGGTGCTAGTGAAGGTGGAGTAG
- a CDS encoding MaoC family dehydratase has protein sequence MTAKTWAYEDFVEGTSFDLGAKQVSAAEIIEFASEFDAQPMHLDEEAGKASILGGLSASGWHTCAMFMRMLCDAFLLDSTCQGAPGVDQVKWKKPVLAGDTLRGNLVVLARRLSKSKPQLGFVTMRSELVNQRGESVFELENSVMFLTRDAAGSLS, from the coding sequence ATGACCGCAAAGACATGGGCGTATGAGGACTTCGTGGAGGGGACCTCGTTCGACCTCGGCGCCAAGCAGGTGAGCGCGGCCGAGATCATCGAGTTCGCCAGCGAGTTCGATGCGCAGCCGATGCACCTCGACGAGGAGGCTGGCAAGGCCAGCATCCTCGGTGGCCTGTCGGCTTCGGGTTGGCACACCTGCGCCATGTTCATGCGCATGCTGTGCGATGCCTTCTTGCTGGACTCCACCTGCCAGGGTGCGCCTGGCGTCGATCAGGTCAAATGGAAGAAGCCGGTGCTCGCCGGCGATACGCTGCGGGGCAACCTGGTGGTTCTGGCCAGGCGCCTGTCGAAGTCGAAGCCGCAACTCGGCTTCGTGACCATGCGCAGCGAACTGGTCAACCAGCGCGGCGAAAGCGTCTTCGAGCTCGAGAATTCCGTCATGTTCCTGACCCGCGATGCCGCCGGGAGCCTGTCATGA
- a CDS encoding uracil-xanthine permease family protein, with protein sequence MERVAPEITLIAQPDDPLPLGKAALLGLQHVLAMDVYIVPFIIASVLAFSVGDAGAFIQSAFVAAGVATLIQSQLLMRLPVVQGPSFVPIGAVLAIAFGAGGGMAGLSAVIGALIPGAILVMLLGSPTKLFHRLVNRFVPPIVGGAIIIVVGVALMPVALKESVFAVHGAATVGGNIILAFIAAAVLVGCMLTGMALGAKGAWLRLLSVIIALVAGSVAAAFMGQLDMTGVSAATWFSMPRIAFLNLDVTFSWSATLTMLIVYIVVLAETTGTWFAVGAVIDRPLSDQQLDRGATGEGLGCLISALLCSTPVTGYSSNAGIIAITGIASRAAFAAAGIFLVLFGLIGKLSAVIASIPGPVIGGVFGVLCVVIAMNGFRVVRATPLTERNMLVIGLPILMALFATLAPPDFIKTLPDIVQYILGSSIAFGAVWAIVLHQILPNAR encoded by the coding sequence ATGGAACGCGTTGCGCCAGAAATCACTTTGATCGCTCAGCCGGACGATCCGTTGCCGCTGGGCAAGGCCGCCCTGCTCGGCCTCCAGCACGTGCTGGCGATGGACGTTTATATCGTGCCGTTCATCATCGCTTCGGTGCTTGCCTTCAGCGTCGGCGACGCCGGCGCGTTCATCCAGTCGGCCTTCGTGGCGGCCGGCGTCGCAACCCTGATCCAGTCGCAGCTTCTGATGCGGCTGCCGGTCGTCCAGGGACCGTCCTTCGTCCCGATCGGCGCGGTGCTGGCGATTGCCTTCGGCGCCGGCGGCGGCATGGCAGGACTGTCCGCCGTGATCGGCGCGCTCATTCCGGGCGCCATCCTGGTCATGCTGCTTGGCTCGCCGACAAAGCTCTTCCACCGTCTCGTCAACCGCTTCGTGCCGCCCATCGTTGGCGGCGCCATCATCATCGTCGTCGGCGTCGCGCTGATGCCGGTGGCGCTGAAGGAGAGCGTGTTCGCTGTCCACGGCGCCGCCACCGTCGGCGGCAACATCATCCTCGCCTTCATCGCCGCGGCAGTGCTTGTCGGCTGCATGCTGACCGGCATGGCGCTTGGCGCGAAAGGCGCTTGGCTGCGCCTGCTGTCCGTCATCATCGCGCTCGTCGCAGGCAGCGTGGCGGCCGCTTTCATGGGTCAGTTGGACATGACGGGCGTTTCCGCCGCGACCTGGTTTTCCATGCCGCGCATTGCATTCCTCAATCTCGACGTGACCTTCTCCTGGTCTGCGACGCTGACGATGCTGATCGTCTATATCGTCGTCCTCGCCGAAACCACCGGTACCTGGTTCGCGGTCGGCGCCGTCATCGATAGGCCGCTCTCGGACCAGCAGCTCGACCGGGGCGCTACCGGCGAAGGCCTCGGCTGCCTCATCAGCGCGCTGCTGTGCAGCACACCGGTCACCGGCTATTCGTCCAATGCCGGCATCATCGCCATAACCGGCATCGCCAGCCGTGCCGCCTTCGCGGCGGCCGGCATCTTCCTGGTGCTGTTCGGGCTGATCGGCAAGCTCTCCGCGGTCATCGCCTCGATCCCGGGACCGGTGATCGGTGGCGTCTTCGGCGTGCTGTGCGTCGTCATCGCCATGAACGGTTTTCGCGTGGTGCGCGCCACGCCGCTGACCGAAAGGAACATGCTGGTCATCGGCCTGCCGATCCTGATGGCGCTGTTCGCCACACTGGCGCCGCCGGATTTCATCAAGACGTTGCCCGACATCGTTCAGTATATTTTAGGCTCATCCATCGCCTTCGGCGCCGTCTGGGCGATCGTCCTGCACCAGATCCTGCCGAACGCCCGCTAG
- the guaD gene encoding guanine deaminase, producing MTAEPFTLLGTAFHTPERGRLEVLEEHLFCVGAQGRIAEILAPGHPEYAVTMSDARQAGRLMELGEGQFLLPGLIDLHIHAPQWPQMGKALDVPLEVWLQKYTFPLEARYADLDYAREVYADLVDNLLANGTTTALYFATVHVEASVALAETCLEKGQRALVGKVVMDDPEQCPPFYRDTDAASAVSDTRRFIEAVRSLGPGERPLVQPVITPRFIPSCTDAALQGLGELAEEFGCHVQTHCSESDWAKQFVEDRFGRTDAASLDGFGLLTRHTILAHSNFIDGQDMDLIKEKGAGVAHCPLSNIYFANAVFPLRAALDRHMHVGLGTDISGGYSPSLFDGCRHALSASRTLQSGVHAGLPAEERGAPGEPITHQEAFWLATAGGAEALDLPTGSFRVGHEFDALLIDTKASASNIHLNAADDTLDDIFQKIVLNAGRANIAAVWVGGRRVIGGS from the coding sequence ATGACGGCAGAACCGTTCACGCTGCTTGGCACTGCCTTCCACACGCCCGAGCGTGGCAGGCTGGAGGTGCTGGAGGAGCATCTGTTCTGCGTTGGTGCGCAAGGGCGCATAGCCGAGATCCTGGCGCCCGGCCACCCGGAATACGCGGTGACGATGAGCGATGCCCGTCAGGCTGGCAGGCTGATGGAACTCGGTGAGGGGCAGTTCCTGCTGCCCGGACTCATCGACCTGCACATCCATGCGCCGCAATGGCCGCAGATGGGCAAGGCGCTGGATGTGCCGCTCGAAGTCTGGCTGCAGAAATACACCTTTCCGCTCGAGGCCCGCTATGCGGATTTGGACTATGCTCGCGAGGTCTATGCCGATCTGGTCGACAATCTTCTCGCCAACGGCACCACCACGGCGCTCTATTTCGCCACCGTCCACGTCGAGGCGAGCGTGGCGCTCGCCGAGACATGCCTCGAAAAGGGCCAGCGCGCCCTGGTCGGCAAGGTGGTGATGGACGATCCCGAACAGTGCCCACCCTTCTACCGCGATACCGATGCGGCAAGTGCCGTTTCGGATACCAGGCGCTTCATCGAAGCGGTCAGGTCATTGGGTCCGGGCGAAAGGCCGCTGGTCCAGCCGGTGATAACGCCACGCTTCATTCCAAGCTGCACGGATGCGGCTTTGCAGGGGCTGGGCGAGCTCGCCGAGGAGTTCGGCTGCCACGTGCAGACCCATTGCTCCGAAAGCGATTGGGCAAAACAGTTCGTGGAAGACCGCTTCGGCCGCACCGATGCGGCAAGCCTCGATGGTTTCGGCCTGCTCACCCGCCACACGATCCTGGCGCATTCGAACTTCATAGACGGACAGGACATGGATCTGATCAAGGAGAAGGGCGCTGGCGTCGCTCATTGCCCGCTCTCCAATATCTACTTCGCCAATGCGGTGTTTCCGCTGCGCGCGGCACTCGACCGGCACATGCATGTCGGTCTCGGCACCGATATTTCAGGCGGCTACAGCCCATCGCTGTTCGATGGCTGCCGGCATGCGCTGTCTGCCTCGAGGACGCTGCAGAGCGGCGTGCATGCCGGTCTGCCGGCAGAGGAGCGCGGCGCGCCCGGCGAGCCGATCACGCATCAGGAAGCGTTCTGGCTGGCGACTGCCGGAGGTGCTGAAGCGCTCGACCTGCCGACGGGCAGTTTTCGCGTCGGACACGAATTCGACGCGCTGCTGATCGACACGAAAGCGAGCGCCTCGAATATCCACCTCAACGCTGCCGACGATACGCTCGACGACATCTTCCAGAAGATTGTGCTCAATGCGGGGCGCGCCAATATTGCCGCTGTGTGGGTTGGAGGCCGCAGGGTGATCGGCGGTAGCTGA
- the ychF gene encoding redox-regulated ATPase YchF, translating into MGFKCGIVGLPNVGKSTLFNALTRTAAAQAANYPFCTIEPNTGEVAVPDPRLQKIAEVAKSKEIIPTRISFVDIAGLVRGASKGEGLGNQFLANIREVDAIVHVLRCFEDDDITHVEGRIDPVADAETVETELMLADLDSIERRIVQIRKRAGSKDKEATTVLPMMEAALELLQAGKPTRILLKGISAEDLRILQGLNLLTSHPVLYVCNVAEADAATGNEHTRAVEKMATEQGAGTVVISAAIEAEVAQLSDEEEMEFLSSLGLDEPGLNKVIRAGYDLLHLITYFTAGPKETRAWTVHKGDKAPQAAGVIHTDFERGFIRAQTIAYNDFVTLGGEVAAKEAGKARDEGKEYVVQDGDVMLFKFNT; encoded by the coding sequence ATGGGTTTCAAATGCGGCATCGTTGGCTTGCCCAACGTCGGCAAGTCGACGCTTTTCAACGCGCTGACGAGGACGGCCGCCGCGCAGGCGGCCAACTATCCGTTCTGCACCATCGAACCGAACACCGGCGAGGTGGCGGTGCCCGATCCGCGCCTGCAGAAGATCGCCGAGGTCGCCAAGTCGAAGGAGATCATCCCGACGCGCATCTCCTTCGTCGACATTGCCGGCCTGGTGCGCGGCGCCTCGAAGGGCGAAGGATTGGGCAACCAGTTCCTCGCCAACATCCGCGAGGTCGACGCCATCGTGCATGTGCTGCGCTGCTTCGAGGATGACGACATCACCCATGTCGAGGGCCGCATCGACCCGGTCGCCGACGCCGAGACGGTCGAGACCGAACTGATGCTCGCCGACCTCGACAGCATCGAGCGCCGCATCGTCCAGATCCGCAAGCGCGCCGGCAGCAAGGACAAGGAAGCGACCACGGTGCTGCCGATGATGGAGGCAGCGCTCGAGCTGCTGCAGGCCGGCAAGCCGACCCGCATCCTGCTCAAGGGGATTTCGGCGGAGGACCTGCGCATCCTGCAGGGGTTGAACCTTCTGACCTCGCACCCGGTGCTCTATGTCTGCAACGTCGCCGAGGCCGATGCCGCGACCGGCAACGAGCACACCAGGGCCGTGGAAAAGATGGCCACCGAGCAGGGCGCCGGCACCGTCGTGATCTCGGCCGCGATCGAGGCCGAAGTCGCCCAGCTCTCGGACGAGGAGGAGATGGAGTTCCTGTCCTCGCTCGGGCTCGACGAGCCGGGGTTGAACAAGGTCATCCGCGCCGGCTACGATCTGTTGCATCTGATCACCTATTTCACCGCCGGTCCGAAGGAAACGCGCGCCTGGACCGTCCACAAGGGCGACAAGGCCCCGCAGGCCGCCGGCGTCATCCACACCGACTTCGAACGCGGCTTCATCCGCGCCCAAACCATCGCCTACAACGACTTCGTCACGCTGGGCGGCGAAGTGGCGGCCAAGGAAGCCGGCAAGGCACGCGATGAAGGCAAGGAATACGTCGTCCAGGACGGCGACGTCATGCTGTTCAAGTTCAACACGTGA